The Platichthys flesus chromosome 5, fPlaFle2.1, whole genome shotgun sequence genome contains the following window.
TGGACTCCATCAACAACCCCTCGAGTCCCATCTTCATCCACAGCTCAAAGATGTTTAAACTTTCCGTCCTCGTTTTCATATGCCAAGGTTCTTCAACGTTTTTATTAAACTACAGTGTCTCTACATGTTGACAGGTATGTTCTGCGACTACAATCATATTTGACTACAATCCCCCTTTTTCTCAGGGTACTTCCCCTTCCTGGTTCCTCTCTTGgagctgttgggtttctctatttTTGACAAGACGTCCTCATCTTACTTGAGAGCGGTTGTGGAGAAGATCCGAGCAGAGCGCAACGGCCAGGTTGAAACATAGAGATCAAATATTCTagtttatattgttataaaatGTAGAGATAGTTGAATAACCGATCTCTTACCTGTTTGCAGGATTCACGAGACATCCTTCAACAGATGATCGACTCACAGACAGTCAGTGAATCCAGAAGAGAGAAGCAGAATAAGGGTAATCTGACAAATCACATTACATTAgtcgcacaaacacagaaattaaTGAAACCTGTCAAGCCTTCCTTCTCCGTTCCGGCGTGACAGGTCTCAATGATCATGAGATTAGTTCTCAGGGTATATTGTTCTTGAATGCTGGTTTGGAGACAAGCAACTCTGCTCTCAGCTTCTTGGCCTACAATCTGGCCCAAAACCCTGAGGTCATGCAACATCTGCAGAAGGAGATCGACGAGACGTTCCCTAACAAGGTAGAAATCAAGGGGTCTGGTTTATGACGATGGTTCCTAAATCCTGATTATGCTTCAACTGACggttgtaacccccccccccctcctccctccacagGGTCAGGTTCAGTATGAAGCTCTGATGCAGATGGAGTATTTAGAGTGTGTGGTCAACGAGAGTCTGAGGTGAAGAGGGTTTCTCTGATCTGAACTGATTCAtgatctgacaaaaaaaaacagatttctaAATCAAGAATTCTTACAAttatcttttgagtttttacgAAAACTGAAGTTaccacaggttttctttcatgtctgcaagggggggggggggggggggggttaatcaggaggcggtggtctagtggcagaaacttggactatggggagaaaaggtctctggttcttctttggttcgactccatggagaaacaacaaaaagacgaacctggattgatctgtccaaaaatccaagaggattctccctaccctgtcttgtgcccctgagcaaggcaccttgctCCCCCAACATATGCTCCCCGGGCGcagtacatggtcgctcactgctccgtgtgtcctgcaacagatgggttaaaagcagagattcaattcccctacctgcatgagtgtgcctgtgcatgtctgtgcatgtgtttgggactaataaatgtatcttaatcttaatcttaatcttaatgacacttcaccactagaggtcactacATTCtgcacactggacctttaaaaaCATGATCATTTTGTCACCAGGCTCTACCCTCCGGGCACACGTCTCGAGCGAGAGGCCAAAGAAACTGTCAAGATCAATGGAATCATGATCCCGAAGGGCATGTTAGTTGCGATCCCCGTCTACGCTCTGCACCGCGACCCCGAGCTGTGGCCCGAGCCCGAGGAGTTCAAACCTGACAGGTGCTTAAGTTTGTGACTTGTCCACGAGGATTGAATTGTAGAGATTCTCCATAGCACAGTTAGGAAATGACTTATCGGATTACATGATTTATCGCTGCTGTTAACGAGCTACAaggaaatggaaataatcaGGGTATTGTTTACGTTTTTGAGAGGAGGGGTACAATGTCCCGGTTATTTCATTATATGATGTCTGtctttatatattatatgtttattatttagcacttttctagtcttaataATCACTCAAAGCACATCacagtacagtttgccattcacccaatcacacaggGAATCTTTTAGAAGTAATTTTTTTTCCTATGAGGGGAAATTCGTTGTTCAGCCTCTTGAACGAGGACATTTCAGCATGCAGTTAGGAAAGACTGGAattgaaccgccgaccttctggttgtaGAACAACCGGGTCGACCGCTCTactcctcagccacagcctaTGCTCTGGTGAATGGTTATAGAGCGGAATTATGTTAATTATTATAATGGATTTGTAAGAAATCACCTAAGCTGAATTCATGTGACATCTGGGAGAATATGACCATCGTAAATTCAGATTTCATACGGTGTGAATAATTATCTTCACCGAGGACGTAACGTCATTCCCACAACACTCAGGATCGGACATACGTGAAGAAGGAAGCCACTATATTTTGAAGTGGATCTGGTTAAAGGTGCGAATCCAGAGTATATAATGATTGTTAAAGTTTCCCACggaaaaaatacagatttaaaagatatttagggaactgatatcgaCAGTATGAGTGTACACGTGGTTTGATTGACTCAAAGAGAACTGTAAGGTCTTGACAAAGGTATGAACTGTAATGACAGCCATTCAAATTAACATTATGGTTCATACATAGTTTAAACAttgattttcaaatgaaaattatCTTAACtttagaaatagaaaaaattaTGACATGAGACTATTTTATGTAATATTTTGTcaatttattcataaatgtttgaCTTCTTTTTTCACTTGCTGCTGTCCTCTTGTTTTCTAGATTTAGcaaagagaacaaacagaacatcAACCCATACGCTTTCCTGCCATTCGGCCTCGGGCCTCGGAACTGCGTGGGCATGCGGTTCGCTAAGATCATAGTTAAACTGGCTCTGGTGGAAATGTTGCAGAACTACAGCTTCTCAGTCTGCGAGGAGACAGAGGTGATCATATTCAAGTTTACAAATATGCCTGGTCATGATCGACAGGATTGTTTTATAATTCTTGTATAATATGACATTTAACAAGTGACAGCCAGAAGATCCTGATGTGAGTTTGCCGATTCCACAGATCCCCTTGCAGATGGATCCTCAAGGCCTCCTTGGACCATTAAAACCAATAAAGCTGAAGCTGGTGCCACGTTCCGACGCCTCCGAACATGTGGACGTGTGCAGCTAGGAAGGACCAAGAGAGACACGTCCCTCAACACTGAATTATCTTCTTAATTTATTGAcaatgctgcacaaacacattattatcGTTTTCATCAGAAACTTGAAATCTTATGTAAACAAATAATAGTGATCATGTTGATTTTTGTATCATGTCATTTTGTacaaaatacagaatatataaaataattgacATATTTTGAATGATACAAATATGTTGTTTACCAAATGTAAAGTCTGAGTAGAAGTGGTGGTCGACTGATGCCGACTTGTAGAGAAAGAgagtaaatataataacaaaaatcTTCTGACACTAAATAAACTTTCCTTTCCCACGTCAGGAACATTTCTTTgctctctgtcatgtttgtttgtctttgtgggtCAATGGTAACCGTCCATATTTAGTAATATAATCACAATGACACATTTGGCGAATGTATAACCTGTAGGTATAACCACACCTGATTGACTGAGGATCAGCTTGGAGGTAGAGTCAAGTTATTTATGTTATGCtccatgtgaaaaaaaaaaagcatcgtcacagtaaacaaacacaaacatcttttttaaaaaaaaaaaaatctcaggtCAAAGATGAATCTCAGGTCAGAGACAGTGTCGATGCAGCGTGAGCGCTCCTCACTCTGATCTCCAGGATGAAATACCTCCAGTGTATTAAATCCTCCCTTCTGCTTAGTGAGGGTGGGTCTCATGTTTTTGAAGTACTTTCAATTAAATAGGTGGGAGAGGGAAAGTCCCGGTGAGCAGATGTCAATAATTAAAAGAAGCCCGGAAATCTTTCTCCCACTCTTTCTCCCTTTGCTCTTTTCTGCtactttcttccttcctcctcccttttcctttcctctcctgtaGATGCTTGAACGGTGGTTTGATGGCGTCACGGTCCCTGGCTTGGAAGTGTGTAACTTTGGCTCTTCTCATGTGTCCGAAGCCCAGACCTTCATGGTCCCTCTTCAGCACAGTCGGCACTGGCTGCTGCGGCCCCTCCCCCTCTGGGCCCAGTCCCGACCCTGGTTTCCAGCCACAGCGAAGCATCATCTTGTAGCTGTTGCTGGAGGCGGGGAGACAGTagagtggggtggggggaggatGCCGCACACTGAACTGgtgcagagtggaggagagatgagacGACAGGCTGCTGCTGTACTGGTTGCAACACACGTCACACCACTGAGCCTGAAAGGAACTGGGGACAAACAAATATCATTCAACAAGTTTCACTCgaaaaacaatatttgaaatgtacttaaaCACAGACTTTTTATGTTGTCACCCCTTTGATCATTTTGGCCATAACAGATCCTTTCCTGATAGTGATGACGGACAAAAGGCTCTTGTTTCTTAGATTATTTTGATGACAATTTGAACTTCATCATAATAACACTCATACTTCTAAGTCGAAGCTCTGCTGTAGTTAcgcaaagaggttatgttttcactccagTACAAACTACTGGACACATTACAATGAAACTGGTTGGGAGGATGATGTGTGGGTCCaagaagacattttattttgaagagaaaCCAGAACAGGTAGTGGATGCCAGATTTGTTTTGATACTTTCTTTATCAATGAATGATGTAGTTTGTGGTGCTGCTAGATAAAATTGTCTTATACAGAAAGTTGATCAAGTTTAGTCAAAagatttttatctttatctattGCACAGGCTTTAATTTGAATCTTTCCTTACAATGATATAAAGCTGTGAGATTTCTAACCTGCCACCCAACTTGGTGTCTTCCTGAGCACTTCTCCCGTAGCTCGCCAACTCCTCCAGCACGTCACGGTGGCCCGCTGAGGAAAACGTAAAGTCATGGATGAGATCAATTACACAGGCAAGACAAACATAGGGTTATAGTTATATGTGTTAGAGGAGCTGCATGGTTCTACCTTCCAGGGCCAGGTCTTTGGCATCCCTTCCCCGTGTGTCGACCACTCCCACCCAGGCGGCTCCCTgtgtcagcagcagcctcaCCGCAGCTCTCTGTCCAGACCAGCTCGCACACATCATCGCCGTCCAGAAGTACGAATCCTGGAGAACACAAACTCATGAAGTTAACACAAATTGAACGGATGTCACATGACAAGAGACACCCGAGCTTTGAGTATCACACCTGGAAGTTAATGTCCACCCCCCTGGAGAGCAGGTCTCTGAGGGCAGGGACGTCCCCCTCGTTGGCACAGCGCAGGAACCTGAGTCCCAGGAGCTCCGTGGAGCTCTCTGAGTTGCTGCTCGATGGCGTCTCTCTCCTTTGGgagtcttcacttcctctcccaGTCTGTCTTTCCACTCTTGAACTGGTTGGGTTCTGATGCGTGTCTGCGGCCCTGTCTCTCCTCCGGGCTCTTCTGTTGGACTCTCTGGTTTGTCGGCGGACACTCTTTGATGCTTCTTTTCCTCGAGCACCTTCTTTCGTTAAGTTCTCGTAGAACTGCCTGGCCTCTTCCCCGGTGATCACACAGTTCGCTTTAGAGCTGGACTGACCCATCGTCTCAGCGCAGAAGAAATCCTGCTCACTGGCAGGAGTGAAGCCGAAAGTAGCCATGAGGAGAGATCCTAGTTTCACCGGTGTTTCATAGAAATTCAGTCCCAGTGACGACGTCCCTTTCCAGGTTAGGACACTGCTCTTGCTAAGGTCGCAAACAATGTGAAAGGTCCGATTTGAAACGTCTCGTAGCGTCCAGCACGTTAGAAGCCACAAATACCATGTTTAGCAATTACTTATTAACTTAGCCAGGTAGCTAGCGGGTTAATTTAAGAATCCTAATATAATTTATCCATGTGTTGTATATTAAAACACCATTTAACCCAGAATACTCCTTGGCTAACATGTAGCATTCAGCTAGCCTCGGTTAGCTTTAGCCGTAGCTTTAGATAAATAGAGGCACGACGGCTCGTTTAAGTTGAACTAAAGGTTTCGGTTTGTCAACGTCACCAAAGACGCTTCAGACGAGGATCCTGATAAAGACACAAAGTGAGAGAAACACGATCAATGTCTTAAATAACGTGTTCGTTGCTTCAGGGTAAAGTTGCCCTGTCTTCCTCTGTTTGTAAACAGGAACCGTACGTTAAGGATATACGAGTGTGAGTAAAGCTGAGTGCTGCCCCCTGTCGGACTGGCGGTCACCTCCCTCTGTTCAACTTGTGCTTTGTGAATAAATCAAAGGTT
Protein-coding sequences here:
- the LOC133953554 gene encoding cytochrome P450 3A40-like — encoded protein: MLSEFSVNRNHHNLDKLDRVMGFLPFFSLETWILLITSICLFVLYCYSSYGVFEKMGIPGPKPRMFMGTVGRYNKVSYLDDLECAKKYGRVWGMYEFKRPMLAVMDPDMVKTILVKECFTYFINRRIFPTIGELYDTLFFSMGDDWRRIRNTLSPTFSSGRLKEMFSIVRHHSHKMVDRLRLKVDNNEVIELKSVFAPYSLDAIASCAFSVDVDSINNPSSPIFIHSSKMFKLSVLVFICQGYFPFLVPLLELLGFSIFDKTSSSYLRAVVEKIRAERNGQDSRDILQQMIDSQTVSESRREKQNKGLNDHEISSQGILFLNAGLETSNSALSFLAYNLAQNPEVMQHLQKEIDETFPNKGQVQYEALMQMEYLECVVNESLRLYPPGTRLEREAKETVKINGIMIPKGMLVAIPVYALHRDPELWPEPEEFKPDRFSKENKQNINPYAFLPFGLGPRNCVGMRFAKIIVKLALVEMLQNYSFSVCEETEIPLQMDPQGLLGPLKPIKLKLVPRSDASEHVDVCS
- the gpank1 gene encoding G patch domain and ankyrin repeat-containing protein 1; this encodes MATFGFTPASEQDFFCAETMGQSSSKANCVITGEEARQFYENLTKEGARGKEASKSVRRQTRESNRRARRRDRAADTHQNPTSSRVERQTGRGSEDSQRRETPSSSNSESSTELLGLRFLRCANEGDVPALRDLLSRGVDINFQDSYFWTAMMCASWSGQRAAVRLLLTQGAAWVGVVDTRGRDAKDLALEAGHRDVLEELASYGRSAQEDTKLGGSSFQAQWCDVCCNQYSSSLSSHLSSTLHQFSVRHPPPTPLYCLPASSNSYKMMLRCGWKPGSGLGPEGEGPQQPVPTVLKRDHEGLGFGHMRRAKVTHFQARDRDAIKPPFKHLQERKGKGRRKEESSRKEQREKEWEKDFRASFNY